In Pseudomonas sp. GCEP-101, one DNA window encodes the following:
- a CDS encoding YcgN family cysteine cluster protein, whose product MAAKVEPFWKRKTLDQLDQDEWESLCDGCGLCCLQKLEDEDDGTVYYTRIACKLLDLKTCRCTDYANRRASVPDCIQLTPAQADEFRWLPPTCGYRLVSEGKDLPLWHHLVCGDPDAVHHERISQSGRMLAEGSVPEDDWEEHLIFRAG is encoded by the coding sequence ATGGCCGCCAAAGTCGAACCCTTCTGGAAACGCAAGACCCTCGACCAGCTCGATCAGGACGAGTGGGAGTCGCTGTGCGACGGCTGCGGCCTGTGCTGCCTGCAGAAGCTGGAAGACGAGGACGACGGCACCGTCTACTACACGCGCATCGCCTGCAAGCTGCTGGACCTGAAGACCTGCCGCTGCACCGACTACGCCAACCGCCGCGCCAGCGTGCCCGACTGCATCCAGCTCACCCCGGCGCAGGCCGACGAGTTCCGCTGGCTGCCGCCGACCTGCGGCTACCGTCTGGTGTCCGAAGGCAAGGACCTGCCGCTGTGGCACCACCTGGTCTGCGGCGATCCGGACGCGGTGCACCACGAGCGGATTTCCCAGTCCGGACGCATGCTCGCCGAGGGCTCGGTGCCCGAGGACGACTGGGAAGAGCACCTGATCTTCCGCGCCGGCTGA
- a CDS encoding nitroreductase family protein codes for MSANPRVSEHPIDPQFINRWSPRAFNGEAIPQETLLSFIEAARWAPSSFNSQPWRFLFALRDTPNWQRYLNLLGEFNRSWAQHASALVVVLSKTTFAPPGSSEEKPALWHSFDTGSAWGFLALQASLAGWHTHGMAGFDRELARTELKVPADHEIHAVIAIGKLGDKAILSESLQAREIPNTRRPLAEIVAEGDFSL; via the coding sequence ATGAGCGCCAATCCTCGCGTTTCCGAGCACCCGATCGACCCGCAGTTCATCAATCGCTGGTCGCCCCGCGCCTTCAACGGCGAAGCCATTCCCCAGGAGACCCTGCTGAGCTTCATCGAGGCCGCGCGCTGGGCGCCGTCTTCGTTCAACTCGCAGCCCTGGCGCTTCCTCTTCGCCCTGCGCGACACGCCGAACTGGCAGCGTTACCTGAACCTGCTCGGCGAATTCAACCGCAGCTGGGCGCAGCATGCGTCGGCGCTGGTCGTCGTGCTGTCGAAGACCACCTTCGCCCCGCCCGGCTCCAGCGAAGAGAAGCCCGCCCTGTGGCACAGCTTCGACACCGGTTCCGCCTGGGGCTTCCTCGCCCTGCAGGCGAGCCTGGCCGGCTGGCACACCCACGGCATGGCCGGCTTCGACCGCGAACTGGCGCGCACCGAGCTGAAGGTCCCGGCGGACCATGAAATCCACGCGGTGATTGCCATCGGCAAGCTGGGCGACAAGGCGATCCTCTCCGAGAGCCTGCAGGCCCGCGAAATCCCCAACACCCGCCGCCCGCTGGCGGAGATCGTCGCCGAGGGCGATTTCTCGCTCTGA